The genomic segment TCTGCAGGGGGGGAAAAACCAATTCAACTTCAACGGGTACCAAAAACCCACATctcataaatttaaattaacGCATTGATCCATTATTGAATCATGAATAGCAAATCTCAAATCTACGCAATAAAGCTGAAAAGAAATGCAATACAGCAACAACGCATGCAAGTGTACCCATTATGCAAGTAAATTTTCACACGTAAATGTGAAACCACAAAAAATGCAAAATAGTAGCAACACTGCAATCACATATCCGtggaaccaaaaaaaaaaaaactaaaataaatgcAAGGCCGCAACAAACATACAAGCAAGCAAAATTTCCATATTTACACAGATCTGTGAAACAGCGAGCCAAAAAATGATAGAAACGTACATAAAACACCAGATCTCAATATCAAACAAGCATATGAATCAAAGCTAAAACAAATGCACGCAAAAGAAGAGACAAATTCCGGAAATTACTTGTCCAAGAATTCCTGATCCACCACGGCGGAGATATCCAGAAGCGGATTCCCCATTCCTAATAGGATTCCTTCGTGCTCCATTTCCACTTCTCGCGGTTAATTGGAATGCGCCTGATTTTTGGATTCGGGAGGACGAATACAGATGAATGGAGTAGGGCTGGTATCTCTAGACTTTTAAGTTACTAAATAttagaaaatatataaaaaaatcctttgaaatatatatatatatatatatatatatatatatatattatatctaTAATCTATAATATCTATTCTATTCTATTAAGGTTGAGCACATGATAATAACTGCCCAAGAGGAcaccaattttttcttccaattttagctttatatgatactaatactatacttttgttttttgttattttattttattttttatttcaacaaacactttaattttattttttttatttcaacaattcaaatatcaatttagtcactccataaattgttaaattacaCTTAAtctatcgataatgataaaaaaaatttatacacacgcatcgcgtgtgcaTAATAACtagtattttattaagtttgagacacttagaataactaactttggtgtcatagtctgtttaataattatatatattaataaaatgttaaaattttaatgcaagttaGTTTCAATTCTTTTTaaagtcatttttttattattttatttttcaatttattttttaatttatatatcaaaattacagtgtagtctctaattattttttataattatattttgatcatcatttaaatataaatcaaattaattataaaaatgttATACAAGTGCGTTGGTGCACTGTATATAACAGACCTATTCTAAAGTATGCACAAACTTGGAACATAGTGTTGTTAGATCCGATCCGATTCGATTTTTAGTTTTTTGAATGTTTAATtcaaaaaatcaaatcattttttttttcaaattggtTTGATTTTCTTGTGTTAGGGTTTGAGTAATTCGATTTGAGTAATATATTAAATTGTGTGTTACCAATTCATTGATGGTAAAAAgttgaatatttttataaatatatgataattaaataaatctaaCCATTTAAAGTAACTAATaaccaaaatataataaaatcactGAAACCATCCATTCAATATTTTGTATTAAGTTCAACGGCCTTTAACATAGGTGAATATTACTCTTTTTAACCATTTAgcgtattatatataattttttagctaatttaatatattatatctaAAACGGTGGATTTAgcttttatggatttttattttgaaaaatgaatctaccaaaaatcaaaatcaaaaaatCGTTTAAACCGAAAAAAAAAAGCCGAAAATTTACAATTCGATCGATTTTTTTTCTCACATTGGTTTGTGAACacagttaaatttataaaattacgGTGTAAAAAAATTCATACCGGTACATATAACTAGCATATCGATTATATCGAAATTGTACGGTATACCGAGATTTCGGTACGATATCGGTATATACCGTTTTATACCGAAAAAAACTTTACGTTTTAAAACTTTtctaaatttattgttttaaaatattatgtattttaaattttttgtatattttttcggTATTCCGGTATATAccgaatttttcaaattgaatACCGTTGCCGTACCAAAAAATTCGTTattgttatcgtaccgtttcGGTAAATTCGGcatttttcggtacggtaatctcgatataccgaaaattcagtaattttttcagtataccgaaaattcgataaattcgatatttttttctaatataccgaaaattcggtattttttgtTTTCAGCCCAAAAATGAGACTATTTAAACCGTTGGTGCGTGAGAAATGTGATGGACCGACTCAAGCGTAAACTTTCCCCTCTGATTCCACATCTAGTTTCCTTGGTAGGTTAGGCCCATACGGGTGGATCCAATCCGATTGACTAATTTACCTAATTAACAAAATTGTCAAATTCATATACTTAGTGCAACTTAGTTAATCAATTAATGTGGTATGATATTTCCATCGCTCACCTACCGCATAGATTATTCTTTTTTAACATGTGTTCACGatggattttattatttatttcatggaGTAGTTCattattatgtttttataaTTTGCCTTATTCTCAATTTTGTCCATCTAGTTTTGAGTGAACTGGTTATATTCCTCAAATTTAGACTGTGCATAGAATTCGCCTCAACCGTGAATTTTAAAGTTAAGAATTGATAGTCAGCCCACCCTGAGACTTTGTTCTATGTCCCAAATTGAACAATCAACATCCAAATCCATAATTTCATCTTATATTTTAAGTAACTTATAcgtgaaattaaatattatggATGATAATAATTCATTTTGGAGGCGAATAATGAAATCACGTGATTCTCATTTGTATTGTTCACCGATTATTAACACTGAACTAATAGATGAGACAAAATTGATATGTGATCTAAAACATGAGACATATAATTAGCAGACGCTAAAATTTAGAGATAACATTGAAAATATGGACAAAATATATAAGTGTATAACTACGAACTATCGTTTTTTCCTAtaacattatatttttatttttttggtgatTAATTTTGTCACTTTTACGTGGTAAGAAATACTTATAATACAACTTACATTATTGCACATATTAAAATATACACAGATGATAGACATTGACCATTACCAACCACAACAAATTTTTAAGGCATATTAATGTGCCATCTCTTTTTTCTCCCCGCCTATGTCATTAcctatataaaaataattaatatatcaatAGCTCTAATTTCATTTTAAactatatgatttaattattgtTCAAATCGCTTGAACACAAAAACTTCTATGTGATCGTCCGAAAAATCAATTTTACAATACTATATCTGATTCGAAAAGTATTATTCTTCTTCACTAAAAATATGAACCCGGTCTATCtatataaatatgtaaaattattaaaaaaaacctACTTTTTGTCAAATTATCATGTTTCTTTTGCAATAGCCCAAATACATATACACAAGACAACATTAACAATTACTTCTACAATTTATTAAATAGCATATATACACCGGagttattttttcattttttagttGAAGGAGAGGAGTCCATATAGCATATATACAcccgtgtttttttttttttttttttttctatttttgagtTGAAAGAGACGACTGTTACAATTGGTTCGAGAACTCGTCCAAATTTAGGACCTCCACGGCAGATGAACTACAAGTAATCAGTTATTTTGAGACTACTCGAAATGATTTGAGGTCATGGCAGATGACACAATCACATTTGAAGTATTCTTTAACAAGCTCTGCGACCAAGATGTTTTTCAACATGATACACCATTAGTGCAGAAACGGTCGCAGTAGAATTTGTCATTGCATTTCATTTGTCTAGGTCAAATAAGTAACATTTTGCATTGCCCCAGATTTCCATAAACATTGCAATGTATTATTTCTCTCCAACAAGTGATACCGGTGGAAGATATTTTCTTAAATTCAAAGTGATGATAAGCAATTCATATCGGAAGCaacatcaacaataaataaCCTTTTGTCGGAAAAATCAAATGTACATGTGTTGAATCACTGCTCAGAGATTATCACAGATAGCGTTGGTGAACTCCGATGTTTTAGATTTACCACCAAGATCACCTGTTCGGTACTTCCCTTCAGCAATGGTCTTCAAGACAGCATCCTGAATTTGATCGGCCTTATCATGGAGATTCAGATGCCGCAACATTGTGACAGAACTCAAAAGCAAAGCAGTTGGATTTGCCAAATTCTGCATTGATTTTAGATGAATTAGAAATTTTGGCACACGGATTGAAAGAAAacttacaaaaataataataaataaattccaCCTGGTATACTCCTTAACTACCCAGCAATTTGTATTCGGAGATTTATTCTCATATTCAGAGATTAAGTTACCAGAACACATTTTATGAGATCAATTATAGAACAATCTAAACATATATGGCTACTAAGATGGTTATGGGGGTCAACACATTAAAAAGATCTCAGTCTTTATCACAGTTCACCACACCCCACTTCAAGCATACTACCAAGAAACCTGCTTGAGCAATTTTTTGTTCTAGGTCATTAATGCTACAAGAACTCTCTGAAATTTGACACGAAGCAACCGTTTTCTTCCTGATTCAAGATAGATACGGATATCATAACACTTGCTCACACAGAAGGCTAGTTCAAAACACTGCATCTAAATGAATAGCGTCCAGTTTATAGGTAGATTCGAACATATGAACTCAATACTTAAACCTCCCCAAGACGAGTTCTTCTTTCCTATTATAACTGATAAACTGCTACATAATCTCCAAAAGCACGTCTATATGTAGGTATAGATGTCTAACTAATATAGGTAACCAACAGATTTGACTATGTCGGTTCAAAAAAATGATTGTATTTTCCAAATGGTTTTATAACATCTGCCCCTAGCAAATGGACTTCAGACACTGATGTAGTAATGAAGTACCAAACAATTCGCAAGACCAATAAACACCTACTGAAACATCAAAATAGCAAATGAAAACATAATAACATAAAGACCTGGTGACGCTCCCATCTCTCTGAAACATATTATCAAAGCTCCAGGCCCACAAGGTAGTAGAGTGACTAGAGTCTGTGCAAGTGAGACTATGTATAGTACCAGCAAGTCAGCAACTATTTCGTATCATTCTTTGCTTGATAAATTGGATGAACACAAGATCAGAGACAATCATATGCCTTTATAAATCCATTCGTTTTACTCAACATATTATGATAGGTATGGGATGTCCTTGTTGCATTCATTCAAATTCTAAGAGCATGCCCTATGGATATCTAGACAAACTCTCTAGGCTAATAGCACTCCTGGGGTCATCTATGATAACATTCTATTATGCCCGAGGCCCGTGATGTGAAGGTCCATGCGAACGTGACCTGGAAAAATGATTTCTCCTAGCAACTAGTTTGTGTACATCTTtactttatgaaaatgtgtgaCACAAGCTGGCAGGAGAATACATTGGCCATCCTCCTAAACAGATTCATATTGCCTCCAACACTACGAGATGCTCACTAGCTAAATAAACAAAATGAGTTGCTTTGGTACAAACCTTTCCTGCTATATCAGGTGCAGACCCATGTACGGCTTCAGCAAGTGCAATACCTCCCTCGCCAATATTACAACTGCATAGACCAAGTCAGGCGAAAATATTCATTATGGACATTCTACAAATGGCCAGATATTGCATATACCTGGGGGTTAAGCCTAAGCCTCCAATTAACCCAGCACAGAGATCACTGATTATGTCACCATAAAGATTAGGCATCACTAGAACATCAAAAGAGGCTGGATTCTTCACAAGCTGTaatcaggaaaaaaaattattaagaaAAACATTTTTTAAGTAAAGTTTCACCACACATTTATTTCTTTTTCAAAGAGAAAACTCGTGGGTTCGAGCAAATTTTTATGCCATCACGGTCGTAATAGTTTCCAAAATAATCCAAAAGGCTTTCACCGACTTTTGCAGGGACACAAGTTTGCACCAACATAGAATCCTTAACATACAATCCATCTTACCATCATACAACAATTGTCAATCACAACTTCTTCATACACTATGTCGGGATACTTCTCTGCAACCTCTCTACAACACTGCAACGTAAAGAAGAAATTTACAAGGTGAAAAAGGGTAAAATAAATGGAATGTCTTGCATATGCATGAAGGCATACCTTAAGGAAAAGACCATCAGTTTTCTGCATGATGTTGGCTTTGTGTATTGCAGATACTCTCTTTCGTCCATGGGTCTGGGCATAGTGAAAAGCATACTCAGCAACTCTCAAACTTGCTTGACGTGTAATGATCTTAAGACTTTCAACAACACCCCTCACCACCtatattgaattaaaaagagtagggtcaacttcaaaacataacCATTCTTTTGAAATATCATGCATGCACTGTGTGTAGCTTACTTGGTGTTCAAGTCCACTGTATTCTCCTTCTGTGTTTTCACGAATAGTTATGAGATCTACATCATCATACTTAGTCTTGTATCCAGGTAGGCTGTAACAAGGTCTCACATTGGCATATAGATTAAGCTCTTTTCTCAGGGTAAGATTAAGAGATCGATGACCTTTTCCAATGGGTGTGGCCATAGGTCCTTTTAAACCAACTTTATTATTTCTCACAGATTCAAGACTTTCCCATGTCAGGAAACTCTGAGTTCTTGGATCTATGTCCTTCCCCACAAAGTGTTCTTCCCATTCAATAGGCACATTGGCAACTTTAAATACCTGGACTTTAATTGGATGTTCAGTAGAATAAATGACAAGAGATTAATActacaaaaaaaattcaattgccAGGAGACTTTATTATAGCAAGGAAACAAACAACATGCGCAAGGCCATAAGGAGTCAAAACCACAAAACTGGAAAACATAGATGATGAGGACATGGAAGGAGGTTGACTCTCCATTTCACAGCTCGCATAGTTTTGTGAGTCGTCAATAAGAAAACAGAGAAATACATTAATTCATGTAGAGCGCTAGCAAAGAAGTTCACCTTTTCATTAGGTAAGCAAGCACAATCTTAGACTGGAATAACTAGAAATTCAGAGATCAAGAAATCAAATCATGGATAAAGAAAATGAGTATGACGGCCAGATCTCCATGGCATTCAAGAACACAAAATTCAAGATCATAAAAAACCACTATGCACTCATATTTCTGGGTCAGTTTACTGCATCGGTCTTGAAAACTCTCGCCTTGCTTCGATATATATTCTGAGAGACCTTATTCATAGAGAAACATTTACCTCTTACTCAATTAACCTCAGAATTCTCTTTGGTTATTTTCAGGATAACAAAAGATGTTAATCTAAATGTTGCTTTTAATTCGAACTCCCCCAAAACCTTAGATTAGTAGAACGCCCAACTATCATTATTGGGACAGTCACCACCTCAGCAGTTGTTGTACTAGCCACGTAATGAACGTATATTGAAGTAAAATGACTCCTCTCCCTCCTTCAGCTCTTGGTACAAGACCGAAAAACCCAAGCATGCACAAAATCATAAACTAACAAAATTATACCGCGCATGATTAATAAAGAAAGAACAAATAATACAACTTCCAGAGGCCAAAAATCTACATTCCAACTAAACCAAAAGTAccaaaacaaaaagaaatatAGTACAAAAATTCACGCTATGCGACCTGTTTGACGGATTCGGCGATCTCAGGGCCGATGCCATCACCGGGAAAGAGAGTGGCACGGATCAGATTGGATTCCGATGAAAAGTTACGGTCGAGCAATCTCCGGTTGGAGGAGAAGATTCCACTAGCTCGGCTGCGAGCGAGTCGTCTGCAGATTTGAGATGCCATTTTCAGCCGCTGACCCCAATTTGTCGAATCTCCTCGGTAAAAAATCGACGAAGGGACGAAGCGTAGTCGTTTCGTAAGCGTATTATGCTCCTTTTTGCAAGTAGAAAACAATTTGTTAATTTACATTATAGAACCTGTTTTTTTCCTCGTAaaataaaactatttttatGTTAGAAAAtgtaataataacaaaatttggTCCCTAGCTTCACCAATTTAATTCAACGGATAAAATTGTCCTAAACTCAACTTGCACAAGACTTTgccaaattttatttatattacaCAGGCTTGAGCAGATTGGCCTGCAACCCACCCCAACCCGACCATTTCTATTATATTACACAGGCATCTCGCGATaccattttatttatattacatAGGCGTCTTGCGATACCATTTCTACCGAACACAATTTAAACTTCCATCATATTCCCATAACTGACATAAAACCATTTGTGCAGAAGTGAATCTGCATCCACAAGCCAAGTTATATTATTCTGCAAGCCGTTAGGCCTGCTTGGAAAAATTCAGAGTTTATCCAAAGTGTTGGAGAAGGAAAAGCTTGAGTTATTCTCAATGATTTCATGGGCCACTTGGAGtgaaatttgtaagtttaagCATTCACCACACAAGCAGGTGTTCTCCATACAGATTGACTGTGCCACTTCTTTGCTTGAGGCATTTCACAAGGCGAATTCGGCGTGCTCTCCCCTGAGCCCTCTTGAGCCATCTATTGGGATTGGAAATGCCCAACATGAGCTCAGCTCAAAATGGGTGTAGACAGACACAAGATTCGATAGTCTCCGGCACCAATTAATTCCATATTGACATATATTCGGATTCTCTTCATACGGTACAAACAGCAACAAAGCCAGTGAAGAGCTCGGGCCAGAGGGCATAGTCTCAAGAGAAATTATATAACTTCTTGTTGCTCCCAAGtttttataaatcaaacatATGTGAAGAACAAACAAACAAAGTTGCACATCAATTGGCTAGTTTTGCGATTGCTTCTTTAATAAATGAGGAGTGGATAGGGAGTAGCCATCCTTTTCGGCTTCTTGGATATTGTATCAACTGACCTCCTAAATTAGTTTTTAATGGTGCATTTCCTCCCAAAAAAAATATGTATCAAACCCAAATAATTACAGAAACTAAATATCCATCTACTAGATTGTGTTTTGCTTGAGAAGTCAACCCAAGAAAAGCACACACATATCCATTATAGTTAAATAGTTTTCAATTTTTACATATTATCGTTCATAGTATCACATAGATACAAACTTACATCCAACAATAAAAGACaatatgacaaaaaaaaaacatattggATTTATAAAGGAACTAGCATATAGGAAGCGGTGCACCATTCCAACCCTCGAGGCATTTAAGCAATGGATCCACGATGAGCCCCTTGCTCAATGCCGTGAACACCTTCTCGCACTCCTCCCCGGGACACGTTACCTTTTCTCCGGTCAAGAATTCAGTCCCCAGTTCCTCTCGAATGAACTTGTACAACGGGTATGATCTGCATTCCGTGATTATGTTAGGGATAGCTGGATTTCCGCTCTCGAGGGCGAATCTCGCACCCTCGACTTCTTTAGGCAATAGGGCctttagttcgtcctcgaaagATTCGATCTTTTGGAAGATGGACATGTTCGAATTCTTCTCATTTTCACCGTTTCTCAGAGCGTGGTCGACAAGAACTTGTCTGAGTTTCTGCATCAATGGGTACAATTCGCTGCAGGGATCGTCAATGTATTTGAAGACATACTCACTATCCACTACTCGAAGCAAGTCCTTCTCGCAAAATCTTGACGGATGAAGCTCCCCATTGGATCCTGTAGTTAGGGTTCTTTTAGCGACTTGGCTGACCATATTCTTGACAGACAATCTCAAGTTCTCCTCCAAATGCCTCAGATCAATGGCTTGGCACAACGCGATAAGGTATGTTGACGACATGAGTTTCAAGATATCTAACGCTTCAACCGTTTTTCGTGACGAGATCAAGCCTAAGGAGTTCACATCTTGGTTGTGTTGCTCGGCACTTTCAACGTGATTCGTGACCGGATTTGCCAAGAACTGAAGCTCAGAACAGTATGCAGCCATAGCGATTTCGGCTCCCTTGAATCCATAGTCCAAGCTCGGGTTCCTTCCACCAGAAAGGTTAGACGGCAACCCATTGTTGTAGAAATCATTAACCAGTTCCGAAAACTGAGCAAACATCAACTTCCCAATCGAGGCTATGGCCAATCTTGTGTTATCCAT from the Primulina tabacum isolate GXHZ01 chromosome 16, ASM2559414v2, whole genome shotgun sequence genome contains:
- the LOC142528911 gene encoding 3-isopropylmalate dehydrogenase, chloroplastic-like, with the protein product MASQICRRLARSRASGIFSSNRRLLDRNFSSESNLIRATLFPGDGIGPEIAESVKQVFKVANVPIEWEEHFVGKDIDPRTQSFLTWESLESVRNNKVGLKGPMATPIGKGHRSLNLTLRKELNLYANVRPCYSLPGYKTKYDDVDLITIRENTEGEYSGLEHQVVRGVVESLKIITRQASLRVAEYAFHYAQTHGRKRVSAIHKANIMQKTDGLFLKCCREVAEKYPDIVYEEVVIDNCCMMLVKNPASFDVLVMPNLYGDIISDLCAGLIGGLGLTPSCNIGEGGIALAEAVHGSAPDIAGKNLANPTALLLSSVTMLRHLNLHDKADQIQDAVLKTIAEGKYRTGDLGGKSKTSEFTNAICDNL